One part of the Symbiobacterium terraclitae genome encodes these proteins:
- a CDS encoding YbaK/EbsC family protein: MITGAQMEPEPLVRVRAALQAAGVEGEIRLFADHLTTVSAAAEALGVEPSRIAKSILLFAGGEPVLVVAAGDQRVDRQKVKALLDRGKVTLAGPDEVLAVTGFVAGGVAPVGLLRPVTVLLDETLQRFPDIWAGGGVPEALLRLRVEDLPRATGGVFADVAQSVERG; this comes from the coding sequence ATGATCACAGGGGCACAGATGGAACCAGAACCGCTGGTGCGGGTTCGGGCGGCGCTTCAGGCGGCGGGTGTGGAGGGTGAGATTCGCCTCTTCGCCGACCATCTCACGACGGTGTCGGCTGCTGCCGAGGCGCTGGGGGTGGAGCCCAGCCGTATCGCCAAGTCGATCCTGCTGTTCGCCGGCGGCGAACCCGTGCTGGTGGTCGCGGCGGGGGACCAACGGGTGGACCGCCAGAAGGTGAAGGCGCTGCTCGACCGGGGAAAGGTCACCCTGGCCGGACCGGACGAGGTCCTGGCGGTGACCGGGTTCGTGGCGGGGGGCGTGGCGCCGGTGGGGCTGCTGCGACCCGTCACCGTGCTGCTGGACGAGACCCTGCAGCGCTTCCCGGACATCTGGGCTGGCGGCGGCGTACCCGAGGCGCTCCTCAGGCTGCGGGTGGAGGATCTGCCCCGGGCAACCGGAGGAGTTTTCGCCGACGTGGCGCAGTCGGTTGAGCGGGGTTGA
- a CDS encoding M48 family metallopeptidase codes for MLTFHTVLLLIALFGLAGLVGWTMLGPLGAAVVIAVSLLTSTAAYRGRARASLRQMGGRPLQWYEAPDLYELVAALAHRAGLPTPRLYLLPGEMVNAVAVATASSSAIGVTRPLLRHMPADEVAAVIAHELSHIRHGDLPLNMVAAGLAGAAAVLAEMGRFGVIFAWLLGAPVGVGELALALLVAGGIPAVALALRMSISREREYLADAGAAALVGSTQLMARALWRLDQLNRPTWWQRLLGYPSPVEPTGLAALFSSHPPTRQRIARLQAMRPPRPNLTYGFLHL; via the coding sequence ATGCTCACCTTCCATACGGTTCTGCTCCTGATCGCCCTGTTCGGCCTGGCCGGTCTCGTCGGCTGGACGATGCTCGGCCCCCTGGGTGCGGCCGTGGTGATCGCGGTGTCGCTCCTGACCAGCACGGCTGCGTACCGGGGGCGTGCACGGGCCTCGCTGCGCCAGATGGGCGGCCGTCCGCTGCAGTGGTATGAGGCCCCCGACCTGTACGAGCTGGTTGCGGCCCTGGCCCACCGGGCCGGGCTGCCGACGCCGCGCCTCTACCTGCTGCCGGGCGAGATGGTCAACGCCGTCGCGGTGGCCACCGCCAGCAGCAGCGCCATCGGCGTGACGCGGCCTCTCCTGCGCCACATGCCCGCGGATGAGGTGGCGGCGGTGATCGCACACGAGCTCTCCCACATCCGCCACGGGGACCTGCCCCTCAACATGGTCGCCGCCGGCCTGGCTGGCGCAGCGGCGGTGCTGGCCGAGATGGGACGTTTCGGCGTGATCTTCGCCTGGCTGCTCGGGGCGCCGGTCGGCGTCGGCGAGCTGGCCCTTGCACTGCTGGTCGCCGGCGGGATTCCTGCCGTCGCCCTGGCCCTGCGGATGAGCATCTCCCGGGAGCGGGAGTACCTGGCCGACGCCGGCGCCGCGGCCCTGGTGGGATCAACGCAGCTCATGGCCCGGGCCCTCTGGCGGCTGGATCAGCTCAACCGGCCGACCTGGTGGCAGCGTCTGCTGGGCTACCCGTCACCGGTGGAGCCCACCGGACTGGCCGCACTGTTCAGCAGCCATCCGCCCACCCGGCAGCGCATCGCCCGGCTGCAGGCGATGCGCCCGCCCCGGCCGAACCTGACCTACGGTTTCCTCCACCTGTGA
- a CDS encoding RtcB family protein: MPYSMYGRFPVFGEHDRETLAQLQTCAEVGDAVAAALMADGHKGYSQPIGGVLFYDKYISPSGVGYDIACGNKAVRTNLTYGDIQADKGRLASEIFRQVSFGIGRKNAVRVDHELFDDPTWNDVHYLRTLKPLAQDQLGTVGAGNHYVDLMAEVQSEWKLGDPIPAGAPVWVAVHFGSRGFGHRTASGFLNLAAGRDWDARAPGESMDQPPTLIPASSALGQDYIAAMRLAGRYAYAGRDYVVEQVLRILGAEATFTVHNHHNYAWLEEHGGVKGWAIRKGATPLFPGQLGFIGGSMGDIAVVVRGVDGEEARAALYSTVHGAGRVMSRTQAAGKWKRMGGRRVRVGGAIDMESVRRRLAAAGVELRGAGADEAPDVYRPLRQVLACHAPTMEVLHVLAPVCVVMADAEEFDPYKD; encoded by the coding sequence ATGCCATACTCGATGTACGGGCGGTTTCCCGTCTTCGGCGAACACGACCGGGAGACCCTGGCCCAGCTCCAGACGTGCGCCGAGGTGGGGGACGCGGTCGCGGCGGCCCTGATGGCCGACGGCCACAAGGGATACAGCCAGCCCATCGGCGGGGTGCTCTTCTACGACAAGTACATCTCACCCTCGGGCGTGGGCTACGACATCGCCTGCGGGAACAAGGCCGTGCGCACGAACCTGACCTACGGCGACATCCAGGCCGACAAGGGGCGCCTGGCCAGCGAGATCTTCCGCCAGGTCTCCTTCGGCATCGGGCGCAAGAACGCCGTGCGGGTTGATCATGAGCTGTTCGACGACCCCACCTGGAACGACGTGCACTATCTGCGCACGCTGAAGCCCCTGGCCCAGGACCAACTGGGTACGGTGGGCGCCGGCAACCACTACGTGGACCTCATGGCGGAGGTGCAGTCCGAGTGGAAACTGGGCGACCCGATCCCTGCCGGAGCGCCGGTCTGGGTCGCCGTTCACTTCGGCTCCCGCGGGTTCGGCCACCGCACGGCTTCGGGCTTCCTCAACCTGGCGGCCGGGCGGGACTGGGACGCGCGGGCACCGGGCGAGTCCATGGACCAGCCCCCGACCCTGATCCCCGCCTCCTCAGCGCTCGGCCAGGATTACATCGCCGCCATGCGGCTGGCCGGCCGGTATGCCTACGCCGGCCGGGACTACGTGGTGGAGCAGGTGCTGCGGATCCTCGGCGCCGAGGCGACCTTCACCGTGCACAACCACCACAACTACGCCTGGCTGGAGGAGCACGGCGGCGTGAAGGGCTGGGCGATCCGCAAGGGCGCCACGCCGCTCTTCCCGGGACAGCTGGGTTTCATCGGCGGGTCCATGGGCGACATCGCGGTGGTCGTGCGCGGCGTCGACGGGGAGGAGGCCCGGGCGGCCCTCTACAGCACCGTCCACGGAGCCGGCCGGGTGATGTCCCGCACGCAGGCCGCAGGCAAGTGGAAGCGGATGGGCGGCAGGCGGGTCCGGGTGGGAGGCGCCATCGACATGGAGTCCGTCCGCCGGCGGCTCGCCGCCGCGGGGGTCGAGCTGCGGGGCGCCGGCGCCGACGAGGCCCCCGACGTGTACCGCCCGCTCCGGCAGGTGCTGGCCTGCCACGCGCCCACGATGGAGGTGCTCCACGTCCTGGCTCCGGTCTGCGTGGTCATGGCCGATGCCGAGGAGTTCGACCCGTACAAGGACTGA